The region ATTCAGTGCTGATGATCCCTTCTTCCGTCACAAATGCAGATTCTGTCACAAAGTATTTGGAAGTGACAGTGCCCTCCAGATCCACATTCGCTCCCACACCGGTGAACGACCATACAAGTGCAACATCTGTGGGAACCGATTTTCTACCAAGGGTAACCTGAAGGTACATTTCCAGCGCCACCAGTCTAGGTACCCCCACATCCATATGGATGTCAGACACCATCCACCAACACCACCTCTTATGGACCAGCCTCTCCAACCACCTTCAATCCACCAGATTCCCATTTCCACCATTCCAAATGACCAAGCCAGAGCTATGTATGAAGAAGACATGTTACCTCATCAACCATCCAAGAGCACTTCCCCCAGAGAATCTGAAGGAAGTATGGCAGACAGCTCTCGGCATTATCAGGAGGAAGAGATGAAGCAGTACAACAGCGCTGACaggaatggtgatgatgatcatgacagTCCATCAACAAGTCAGTCTGGAAGTTTATCCCCAAATGAAAGGAGGCAAACCACATCCACCTCTCCTTCCATTGCCCTGTCCTCCAATGTCTTCCCTGTCATGTCTGCAGGTGGTATTCCGATGTCTTCTGGATATCCCCTACCATATACTGGTTTTCCGAGAATGGCATTTGGCCAGAATGGTATTATGCCATTTGAGTCTTCCAAAAGTGCTGCAGACGTAGACCCAGTCAAACCTGAAACACCTCCATCATTGGCTAACCTTGCCGAGGCTGGTATGCGGGCATCTGAAACATCCAAACTCCAGCAATTAGTGGAGAACATCGAGCAGAAAATAACTGACCCAAACCAATGTGTCATCTGTCACCGGGTTCTGAGTTGCAAGAGCTCTCTCCAGCTTCACTATCGCACACATACTGGTGAACGCCCCTTCAAATGTAAAATCTGTGGTCGTTCATTTACTACCAAAGGGAACCTCAAGACGCATTATGCTGTCCATAGAAGTAAAGGACCAATCAGAATTCTCCATGACTGTCCCATCTGTGAGAAGCGCTTCAGCAACCCACTCGTGCTACAACAGCATTTGCGCCTTCATGCAGCAGAAGGGATGACAATACCTCCACATCTGGATCATCCAAGATCTGAAGAAATGCACATGAAGGACGATGAAGATGATTTAGAAAAGACAGTTGGTGAAGACAACCACATGGATGTGGATGAGCGTAATGACCTTCCAACACCTGAGGAAGGAGAACTCCCTGATGATACATTTCCTGAAGGTGACAAGCCTGAAGATGGTACCCTCCCATCAGATGTCAATTCGCCACCAGCAGAAAACCATGCATCTGAAAGTCGGGCATCTGATGACGAAAAAGAGACAGGTCAGCTCCAAAGCAGACCGTTCATGCCAAGTATCCTTGGATTGCAGCCTGTTAGTTCCATGGCAAATGGAGATTCCTCTACTGCTCCAAGCCCTGGACACAGTGTCGATACAAAATCAATGATGTCTGAAGATGAAAATCGAAATATCAATATGGCCATGTATAACCATGATGGACCTGAATCTATCTCATCTAGCATGGCTGATGAAGAATATGATGGGAACTATAAAAATGAGGAGAACGATACTGATATGAGCGGAGCACTTGATTTAAGACCAAAGGGAACTCCTCAGGAAAACATTCCTCCACATTCTAGAGATACTGGTGATATGCCAGGCTACTACCAACATGATGGTCATTATCTTGAAGATGTAAAGCCAAATATGACATCTGCTGGCTTGCTGATGAGTGTCCCTAGCATGCAACTTGGAAGCAGAAGGCCTATGAGACCAAACACAACCTGCCACTACTGCGGAAAGGTGTTTGCATGCACCAGTGCCCTGAATATCCACTATCGCAGCCACACCAAGGAGCGTCCATTCCGCTGTGATGTCTGCAGCAAGGGGTTCTCAACCAAAGGTAACCTCAAGCAGCATATGCTTACACACAAAATCAGAGATATGCCCATGCCAAGATATGATTCACCAATTAATATCCCTGGAAACTCCAATGCCAAATCTCCAGTCATGCCAAAACCAATTAGCCAGGAACTCCCTCTACAGCAGACAACCACTACCAACTCCCAAACCCCACCCCTGAAGCGCAGCTTGAGTGTCTCTCCAGAAGAAGCCAACAAGCGCAGTCAATTCAAGCACTCCTGCTCTGTCTGTGGGAAACAGTTCCAGACCAACAGTGCCCTGGAGATTCATATGCGCACGCATACAGGAGAGAAACCATTCCGTTGCCACATCTGCAGCCGAGCCTTCACCACCAAAGGCAACCTGAAGGTTCATCTTGGCACCCATATGTGGAATGGAGGCGGACGACGGGGACGGCGCATCGCTGTTGAACCTCCATTCATTGTCAGCCCCAAAGAAGGAGAGATCTTCCGTGGGGATCTCTTCGGCATGCACCCAGGTTTTGCAGAGGGTGCTTTTTACCACTACCCTCCTCCTCATCTTCTGAATGGCTTTGCCGCAGCAGCTGCAAACTCAAAGGCCAATGAGATCTCGGTCATTCAGCAGCCCACTAGCCTCCATCTTCAAGATTCTGGGTCAGTCATCATGAGGAACAGCTTGGCTCCATCTGTAGAGAGCAGGGAGGCAACATACAGCCGAGAAGCAGAGCGCCACCGTGAAATGGTCCTGAGCAGAGATGAGGCACTCAACCATGAGATTGCTCTTAACAGAGAAGAAGCTCTCGCCCGTGAAATTGCAATGAACCGAGAGGAGGCATTTTCTCGCGAGCTGGCCCATAGCAGGGAAGAGGCACTATCTCGCGAGAGGGCCCATAGCAGAGAAGAAGCTCGCGAGTTGGCCCATACAAGGGAAGAGGTGCTCTCTCGTGACAGGGAAGAAGCTCTCTCTCGTGAGATGGCCCTTAGCAGGGAAGAAGCTCTCTCTCGTGAGATGGCCATCAGCAGGGAAGAGGCTCTTTCGCGTGAAATGACAATTAAAAGAGAAGAGGCTCTCAACCGTGAAATCGCTCTGAATAGAGAAGAAGCCTTCTCCAGGGAGATGGCCCTGAAAAGAGAATTAGCCCAGAATAAGGAGTTAGCCCTAGAAAGATCCAACAGCAGAACCCCACCTGTTGCACCACAATTGAGTTCATAGTCTTGAATTATTTGAGTTTGATTCACCCACCTTTTTTTACACACAATCTTGATTAAACCTTTATATGTCATTTGTGGGAAAGTCCTACGTGACTTTAGTCAGGAGAGcttccaatttcttttcttccaaGACCTTGGTTTTGCGAtgttattttgtatgtttatatatacatatatgcgTTTTCTCTTGAGGGAGACCTGTTAGTATGACAAAATTGTCAaagttgtacattttttttaaggaaaggAATGATATCAGatgattttgtttgttatttcttgCTTCCATCAGGGTTATTTTTTGTGCATGCTGTAGATTCATCCATCTCGTgttattgttttcttcatttttggtGCTTATTTTCCCAGCTAGTTATCAACTTGAACTCTCCCTGCATCCCATCCCCCAAAGGCAATTTATTTACGACAGGGTAAATTTTGAAATGGTATGctacaccattttttttaagatgtaTTTTTGGCATTGTTATATAGGAACGTCATTTAGATATTACAAAGGATTCCAATTATGTTTTGCAAAGAGCTTAGAGTCTGGCTTTGGAGTATATCAGCCAGTATTTGATCTCTTATTGGAAGTTGTAACTTGTAATCTCTTTTTGAGTATCATGAATATGGAAGTATTTATGAATGATTACTTAATTTTATGTATATGGCATGATGCAGAAAATGCTTCGGTATGATGAAACGGAAAGCTAACGAGACACCTGCGATACCTCAGAAATGACTTGAAACAAAATCAGCTTAACATGAAATAGGTTTTTTTGTACTTACTCCGGATTGAGGGCGTGATATTTACGATTGACAGCAGTGTAGTCACTCTCGCTGCGAGTCATGATTGTGATGATTAACAAATTGAGAATGCAAATGATATGTAATCTGTGGATGAGGATATATGTATGTGTGGACTAATTCAGTGTCTGAATGTGAATCAGTatttatataacaaatttatataatatatatatcaaattatGAAGGGTAATCATGTTCATGTGTAATTAAAATCCTATGCTGTAACCCCTTCAGCTGCCTGTttgggaagaaagaaaaatggttTTAATCCTACAGTCATGCCTAGATTATTACAACCttggaatgaaattgaaatggacAATTGCTTAAAGTACTGTATATCATGGACATGAAACCAGATTTGCTGAAGATATAAGGCAATATGAACTAGCTTAATGTCTTGGTGTATAAAGGTGTTTTCAAAATCATGTGTTGAGGATTTATTTGGgtatttttatttacatatcTCCTATCATGAGCTTCAGTTAATCATccttaaaatttgttttgattaaaACCAAAGACTTTGTTCAGTTGAACAATGTACAGAATTTAACAGTAGCTTTGCGTATGACTTTAGAGAAAGTGtaatatatgaagaaaaaaggacataagaaaaaaaaagtttgttgtaaataGGAAATCCGAAGAACTGTCGTCTAATTAGAAATACAAAATGTATCTGCCACCTGCTCCGATGAAGCAAGTAGTGTGCTAAGATTGTTGATTATGATAAAATGATCTATGAGTGTTGTTTAAAAGTTAGAATACATGTGATGTTGTGAACCTTTGTTcttatgatggaaaaaaattgaatatgaaaacTACATCTGTTTGTACAGCATTCAAAACCGTATTTATTCACCTCGTAGTCTAAACTGTTAGTGCATATTTAAGGAATAAGGAAAGAAACCgcattctccccctttttggataaatttcaaatttgaaatggagTCGAAAATTGTGGTTCTTTCTTCTGCTAGATTTGTGAACTAAGGAGCCATGAACTGCTTAAAACTTGTGTGTGCTATTGTTActtgttttgtcaaatataatGTGAGTTTGTTGATAAAAGTACACCATTTTTCTTTTGGTTTCGTAACCCTTTGAAAAAACTATTTTCCTTGGTTCTGTTTGAAATGTAATGCACCTTgatccccccccctccatgtGATATTTCCAACTTGAAAATGATCCTATTTGCCACACCTCCCCCACCAAACTTGGTTAAGAAGTGATGATTGGTGATTGTAGACATCAAAGTGGTATTTTAGAAATGTAATGCCCTTTAATGTTAAACATGTTATGGATGGTACATATTTGCATCCCTTTGGAAAAATATGGTCAATTTTAGAAATGAGTCTTTGTGGTAACTTCCAGTCATTCAAGTATATTGTACTAGTTGCATAATCTCTTGGGGCCAAGACTTTTTTTAGTAATATATTTATCTGCTAATGGTGAAATTTCATATTCAGTTTGTACCACATGATGCATATACCATGCAAAAGTgagaatgccccccccccctgtttggCCCTTTTTAGTTTTATCCAAGTATGTTG is a window of Lytechinus variegatus isolate NC3 chromosome 2, Lvar_3.0, whole genome shotgun sequence DNA encoding:
- the LOC121409696 gene encoding sal-like protein 3 → MKVIVIRHMHFDGDDDAGGADDDDDGDTDYDDDDDGYDDFDDDEDNDTDTDDGVDIDDDDTDDENGFDTVHSDILLGLLSACVVHLRYLSSSLHLSTDVNFTFHLPFIHHITCSSEGINQPLDAMNSDEHDEVIGDVHVCGNCRGEFVVFADFVKHKQNCIKKQVVMIYNEGQEQMEDSSRMSEKDQDTASDRSMTPDSRKSVEPNYVSEGKAQQQDEQPGRSSDQSPNPSLPPSNVSLDNLENTPYAVAQFPRESAMVPGHPDVVMIREQLYALQQQHLHQLHMIQSIQHQINHLTAQQQRQQIQHQQLQQLQQQNQPKQEPKDSSGSQESPELDEKPLESKTEPAPSSDTNTATTSSIPSTPIVPIPTIPGMIHPPHILSPAGAAAASAVQQSAIEAMHAQGRLLPPLPPPFHLPSQKSPFEMLQQHANRHMPLNPLGIPPPLPYHESLLSGNQKAKPPNVSVFDPKFSADDPFFRHKCRFCHKVFGSDSALQIHIRSHTGERPYKCNICGNRFSTKGNLKVHFQRHQSRYPHIHMDVRHHPPTPPLMDQPLQPPSIHQIPISTIPNDQARAMYEEDMLPHQPSKSTSPRESEGSMADSSRHYQEEEMKQYNSADRNGDDDHDSPSTSQSGSLSPNERRQTTSTSPSIALSSNVFPVMSAGGIPMSSGYPLPYTGFPRMAFGQNGIMPFESSKSAADVDPVKPETPPSLANLAEAGMRASETSKLQQLVENIEQKITDPNQCVICHRVLSCKSSLQLHYRTHTGERPFKCKICGRSFTTKGNLKTHYAVHRSKGPIRILHDCPICEKRFSNPLVLQQHLRLHAAEGMTIPPHLDHPRSEEMHMKDDEDDLEKTVGEDNHMDVDERNDLPTPEEGELPDDTFPEGDKPEDGTLPSDVNSPPAENHASESRASDDEKETGQLQSRPFMPSILGLQPVSSMANGDSSTAPSPGHSVDTKSMMSEDENRNINMAMYNHDGPESISSSMADEEYDGNYKNEENDTDMSGALDLRPKGTPQENIPPHSRDTGDMPGYYQHDGHYLEDVKPNMTSAGLLMSVPSMQLGSRRPMRPNTTCHYCGKVFACTSALNIHYRSHTKERPFRCDVCSKGFSTKGNLKQHMLTHKIRDMPMPRYDSPINIPGNSNAKSPVMPKPISQELPLQQTTTTNSQTPPLKRSLSVSPEEANKRSQFKHSCSVCGKQFQTNSALEIHMRTHTGEKPFRCHICSRAFTTKGNLKVHLGTHMWNGGGRRGRRIAVEPPFIVSPKEGEIFRGDLFGMHPGFAEGAFYHYPPPHLLNGFAAAAANSKANEISVIQQPTSLHLQDSGSVIMRNSLAPSVESREATYSREAERHREMVLSRDEALNHEIALNREEALAREIAMNREEAFSRELAHSREEALSRERAHSREEARELAHTREEVLSRDREEALSREMALSREEALSREMAISREEALSREMTIKREEALNREIALNREEAFSREMALKRELAQNKELALERSNSRTPPVAPQLSS